Genomic segment of Streptococcus pneumoniae:
TTGATCCTTCTCATCATTTGCTCCTCTGAGTCAGCCGTTCTTTTATTTTCAGGTACCATAATATTATAGATCTGTTTTGGCGAAAAAATACTTGTGATATGGATTTCTTCCCATAGCGTAAAGATATTGCTATATCTTGCATGCATTTGTTGTAGGTATCTGTCTGTCACCTTCAAAAACTCAGCATAAGGTAGTTCACCCTTATACTCCTCCATGAATAATATAGGTTCGCCTTGATACCCATCTAACCCCCCATTCTGATAGTCGCTCCAAATATAGACCTTTTCACGACCGTGTTCTTCTTTAAGCTTAACTTGTGTATAAGACTTACCAGCACCAGAGTCGCCAGTATGATAGATAACTTTGACATCTCTATAGTCAGGCGTATCCTTGATTCGGAGCTGATAGTAGTGCTCTTTTATCATCTTCGAGTATGAGCGATACTCCAATTTTTCAGACATGATTTCTTCCGGAGTAGCACCACCTTCTAATCTCTCTTGAATATAATCAAGATCGCTTCGATAGCCTTGCCGGTTAGCTCTAAGCTCTCCGAGCACCTTCATAGGCACAACAATAGTATGCGCTTTTTCTTCGTGTTTACCGGTTTTATTGAGGTATTCAATTACCTCTTCTTTTGTTCCTCTTGTAAACTCTGCATGTATAGTCGGATAGAGACTTTGAAGAGCAGAAAATCGAACTTGACCCTTGTCTTCTAAAATGAGATGGCAGTGGTGGGTTCCTGTGTCCGCTATTTCGTAATTTGCTGCGCACATCCTCTTTTCTTCTTTTCCATCTACCCAAAGGCGCATGAGGTGGTCAACAATCGCTTCAGGAGTATAGTTGATATTTGGATCAAGATTTGCACGAAATTCTTTTACACGCTTCTGAGTTTTTTCTGAAAAATTCTCGAAATACTTGCTTTCAGTATCAAAGAGTTTATCAACGTTGTTCAGTACGCAACAGAATGAATAAGCTTTGTGTTTTGAATCAAGTTCTTTCTTTTTAGTTTGTTTGAGAGTCATTTATTGCTCCTGTCTTGATATTTTTCAGTGTCTTTTTGAGTGTGAGACAAAGAAATGCTTGAGTTAATGCGGTTTTGAGGGATTTGTCTTGTGTCTTTGAAGTGGTGCAAAGGTAATACTAACTTTGCACCTTACATGAGGCTGTCTGCCCCCCTCCTTACGCCTACGGCTAAGGAGGGGCGACCTCTTTCTTAGAATACATTCCTTTTAGAATCTCTTCTTCAACAGCAAATATGTCATAGGTCGGAACCCGAATATGAATAGGGGGCTTCCCTTGTTCTATCAGGTATCCCCGTCCTCGCCCCTGTTTACGTGAGACTTCATTTTGATCATCTGAGAGCAACATGCCTAGAACCTCCTTGCTAAACGAACCTAGCAAAATACTATTATGAATATTTTCGCGAGATTTTCCAAAATACTCCGAATCCGGTCTTTGTTGACTGATCCAAACATGGATATTGAAGCTTCTTCCCAACATGAGAAGCCTAGATAACTGTCTGATTCGAATTTCCCTACCTTGCTTATCAAGCATAGTCAAATAAGCAGCCATCTCATCAAGATAAGCAATGACTAGAGCTCTACTCCTATCTTTTCTAGACTGGCGATTCTCTAAGAGCCCTATCGCTTCATCAAACCAAGCACTCACTTTATCAAATCGAAAGAAAGATTCTTGGGTTAATAAAAATTCAAAGTCCCTATCTCCTTTATAATCTCCAACTAATAAACTTGCCTTTAGATGCTTAACAGCCTTAGCAAGCAACAGCTTAGAGCAATAGGTCTTTCCAGATCCAGAGCTTCCAAATACTGCAAGGTGAGGAG
This window contains:
- a CDS encoding replication protein RepA; this translates as MTLKQTKKKELDSKHKAYSFCCVLNNVDKLFDTESKYFENFSEKTQKRVKEFRANLDPNINYTPEAIVDHLMRLWVDGKEEKRMCAANYEIADTGTHHCHLILEDKGQVRFSALQSLYPTIHAEFTRGTKEEVIEYLNKTGKHEEKAHTIVVPMKVLGELRANRQGYRSDLDYIQERLEGGATPEEIMSEKLEYRSYSKMIKEHYYQLRIKDTPDYRDVKVIYHTGDSGAGKSYTQVKLKEEHGREKVYIWSDYQNGGLDGYQGEPILFMEEYKGELPYAEFLKVTDRYLQQMHARYSNIFTLWEEIHITSIFSPKQIYNIMVPENKRTADSEEQMMRRINEVVYHFKVTTEDGEPLYKQIVFSVADYNNHSQEQIERFAYQFDCSNPEISVYNFENDAFYSTMNPVNHKKKKPTSKPRQGKS
- a CDS encoding type IV secretory system conjugative DNA transfer family protein, with product MRISSLFFHEDLLEQGIKAPVPLNLSAPHLAVFGSSGSGKTYCSKLLLAKAVKHLKASLLVGDYKGDRDFEFLLTQESFFRFDKVSAWFDEAIGLLENRQSRKDRSRALVIAYLDEMAAYLTMLDKQGREIRIRQLSRLLMLGRSFNIHVWISQQRPDSEYFGKSRENIHNSILLGSFSKEVLGMLLSDDQNEVSRKQGRGRGYLIEQGKPPIHIRVPTYDIFAVEEEILKGMYSKKEVAPP